The window CGATCTCGACCGGCGCGGCACCCCCGAGAAAGCGGGCCACCTCGTCGATCGGCCGCACCGTTGCCGACAGGCCGATGCGCTGCGCGGGGCGCTCGAGAAGATCATCGAGGCGCTCCAGGCTCACGGCCAGGTGCGCGCCGCGCTTGGTCGCGGCCACCGCATGCACCTCGTCGACGATCACGGTGTCGACGCCGCGCAGCGTCTCGGCTGCCTGGCTGGTGAGCATCAGGTAGAGCGACTCTGGCGTTGTGATGAGGATGTCGGGCGGGTTGGTGACGAGCTTGCGGCGATCGGATGCTGGAGTGTCGCCGCTGCGCACACCCACGGTGACCTCGGGTACGGGCATGGCCAGCCGCCGTGCTTGTTGGGCGATGCCCACCAGCGGCGAACGCAGATTGCGTTCGACGTCGACGCCGAGTGCCTTCAGCGGAGAGATGTAGAGCACGCGGGTGCGGTGCTGCTTCTCGCGGGCGGGAGCGGCATCCTGGTCGTGGAAGACGCGGTCGATGGCCCAGAGGAACGCCGCGAGCGTCTTGCCCGACCCGGTCGGGGCCACCACGAGTGCGTGCTTGCCGCCGGCGATCGCCTGCCAGGCACCACGCTGGGCGTCGGTGGGCTCGGTGAAAGCGCCGCGAAACCACTCTCGCGTCGCCGTGCCGAACCGGTCGAGCGCGTCGTGCGCTGAGCTGGACGAAGCGTCACTCATTCCTCCATCTTCGCCGGTGCCTGCGACATCCGGGCTATGCTGGAGTTTCTTTGCCACCTATGAGACTTCAGTGGGAAGGGACCGATCATGACCGACGTCACAAGCACGCAGCCCGTTTGGATGACCCCCGCCGCCCTCGCGGCGCTCGAAAGCGAACTTGAGCAGCTCACGGCCGGCGGCGATGAGGCCGCCCAAGCGCGAGTGCTCGAGTTGCGTGATCTGATCCGCCGCGCCGAGGTCGGCGCCAAGCCCGACGACGGCGTCGTCGAGGCCGGCATGCGCATCACCGTGCGCTTCCACAGCGATGACTCGGTCGAGACCTTCCTGCTGGGCAGCCGCGACCTCGTTCAGGCCGGTGCCGACATCGACGTGTACTCGCCGACCTCACCGCTGGGCTCGGCCATCGACGGACATCACGTCGGCGACGAGGTCAGCTTCACGGCGCCCAACGGCGTCGACCTGACCGTGACGATCGTCGCTGCCACGCCGTTCGCGTAGGGGCCCGACCACTTCTCGACTACTTCTCGTTCGGGATCACTATCCACAGCAGGACGTAGGCCCAGGCCGACAACCCACCGACCAGAACCAGCACGATGGCGATGATCCGTGCGGTCAGCGGGGTGATGCCGAACCGACGGGCGAGTCCCGCGCAGACGCCGGCGATCATGCGCCCCTGGCGGGGCCGGACGAGTGCGTTCATGTACCCATCCTGACGCATCTGCGCCCGTTGCGGTGGGGGCGGCCCGCTGTTGTCCGCGCGGGTGCCTTCTCGGGCGGGATCCCGGCACCACTGCGCCGCGCGCTCACCATCTGAACCGCCACGCGAATCAGATGGTGAGCGCCCGCGCAGCGCGTCTCCGCTGCCGCTGCCGCGCCGGCCCCGCGCTACGCCGCTGCCGTGTTGCGCGGGCGCCGTGCCGCAGCCGCTGCCGTCGTGCGCGGGTGCCTTCTCGGGCGGGGTCCCGGCGCGGAGGGTCTCCGCTGCCGCGCCGGCCCCGCGCCACGCCGCCGCAGCGACTCTGTCGCCCCGCGCTCACGCGCGCTCGACCACACCCTCCGGGGTGAGTTCGAGCGTCGTGTCCACGCCCAGCCGCTCGAGGAACGCGTCATCGTGGCTGACCACGAGCACCGCTCCGCGGTAGGCAGACAGAGCCTCGACCAACTGATCGACGGTGTCGAGGTCGAGGTTGTTCGTCGGCTCGTCCAGCACGAGCAGCTGCGGCGGCGGGTCGGCCAGCAGCAGCCGCGCCAGTGCCACCCGAACACGCTCTCCGCCGGAGAGCGAAGCGACCGGCCGGGCGACGGCATCCCCGCGGATCAGGAACCGGGCCAGCCTGTTACGGATCTCGGCGGGCGGCACACGAGGCGCTGCCGCGCGCACGTTCTCGAGCACCGAAGCCGCGTCATCGAGCCCGTCGACGCGCTGCGGCAGGTATCCGATCCGGTCGGTGTGCGCCCGGGCCGTGCAACAACTCAGTCTGGGAGCTGCCGCGGGCGCGCCGTCCCCCGTCATTGCGGAGGCCGGCCGGGCATCGGCGTGCCCCGAGACTGAGTTGGTGTACGCCCTCGCCTCGGAAGCGGCCGCCGAGGCGACCAATCGCTCGAGCAGCGTCGTCTTGCCGGCACCGTTCGGACCGATCAGGGCCACCCGCTCGGGTCCCTGCACAATCCAGATTCGCTCGCCGTCGCCGATCGTCGCTATGCGGCGCCCGGCGGGCACGCCCGGATCCGGCAGGTCGATCACGACCGTGTCGTCATCGCGCACCCGCCGCTCGGCGGCATCCAGCGCGGCACGGGCCGAGGCCTCCTTCTCACCGACCTCGGTGCGCAGCTTGCCGGCCGAGACCTGTGCGGTGCGCTTGCGGCCACCCGCGATGATCCCGGGAACGCGCTTCTCGACCTGCGCTTTGCGCCCCACGGCCGCGCGGTGCGCGAGCTTGGTCTCAGCCTCGATGCGCTGCCGCTTCTCGCGCGCGACCACCTGTGCGGCCGCGCGCTCGGCCTGCCGGGCGGCATCCTGCTGGGTCTCGAGCCACTCCCGCCACTGCGCATACGGGCCGCCGAACACCGACAGCTCGTTCTCGTAGAGCTCGGCGGTGTCGTCCATGAGATTGAGCAGCGCGACATCGTGGCTGACCACGACGAGCGTGCCGCGCCACGCGCGCACCAGGTCGTACAGCCGCGCCCGTGCGTTGCGGTCGAGGTTGTTCGTCGGTTCGTCGAGCAGCGTGATCGGGGCATTGCGCAGCCGGATGCCGGCAACCGCGGCGAGCACGGCCTCACCGCCCGAGAGCTCGCCGACCGTGCGGTGCAGCGCGTCGGCGGGCAGCCCCGCTTCGGCCAGAGCGGCGACCGAACGGGCCTCGATGTCCCAGTCGTCGCCGATCGTGTCGAAGTGGCGCGGGTCGACATCGCCGCCTTCGACGGCGCGCACGGCGCCGATCTTGTCGAACACTCCGAGCAGTTCGGCGACCGGCCGGTCAACGCCCAGCGTGAGGTGCTGGGGAAGAAGGGCGATGGGGGATGCCGCGGTCACGTGTCCGCTCACCGGCGTCAGCGATCCGTCGACCAGACGGAGCAGCGTGGATTTGCCTGAGCCGTTGCGGCCGACGAGGCCGGTGCGACCGGGATTGAACGCACCGGACACGTCGCGCAGCGCGAGAGTGCCGTCGGGCCAGGCGAACGTGACGCGGTCCAGAACGATGGATGGGGTGGGCATGAGGTCCTCCTCGGTGTCGGGTGCGCCGACAGCGATGCCCGAGGCATTCCCGAAGGGAACGGAGGAGATCGACGGTCGGCGCGCGAACGTGCTGCAGACGCAGCAGATTGTTCGGTGACGGCGCGACACGTCGAGAATCGACGGATCAGCGCAGCGTCAGCACGCTGCGGCGATCTCGGTCATTCCATTCCTCACGTCGGGGACAAGGACCGAGCCACTTTAGCAGAGTGTCCTGCCGATGTCGGCGGGATCCGGCAGACTTGCCCACATGACGACGCGGTCATTGAGTGTGCTCGGTGCGGTCTCGATGTGGATGACGATCGACCTGTGGCGGCTGTGGTCGCCGTCGCTGATCACCCTGTTCGGGCGCGCGGCGCAGACCCCGCCCGAGGTGATGGGCGCGTACGCGCTGGTGGTCATGGCTGTGCCGCTGGTGATCGTCGCACTGTTCCGGGCGCGCGATGGGATGCCGGTGGTCTGGCTGCTCGCGGCGGCGTTCGTTGTGCGGATCGTGCTGGCCGCGAACCCGAACGGCGGCGATGTGCAGCTGTATGGAAGTTCGCTCGGCGTGGTGCTCGGGGTGTCTGCCGTTTGCGTGTGCGCCGGGGTGCTGGGACGCTCATTCGTGCCGAGCATCCTGCTCGGTGTCGCGCTGAGCGCCTCGACCCACGCGATACTGGGCACGTTCGGCGCCGTCTGGCGACGTGACGGGTGGGATGTCGCGCTGCTGATCGTTCAGGCCGTGCTGATCCTCGCCGCGGCCCGAGGAGCGTCGCGGCTTGCGGCCTCTCCGGTGTCGGCGCGCACCGCGTTCCTCGTGTTCCCCGTGCTGCTCATCCTCCTGCTGGCGCTGGTGAATCCGGGGCGCGGATCGGCGCTGCATCCGCTGTGGGGGCCGATCGCCGTGGTGGTGGGGGCGTGGGCCGCCGTAGCGGCATCCGTCCTGCCGGCCCCGCGGCGGCGGCCGTGGGTGGCGGGCGTCGCGTTCATCGGCGCGGTCGCTCTCAGCGTGCTGCTCGAGGTCACCCGCGGCGGCATCGAGGGCACACTCAGCTGGTGGGCCGTGCTCGGGTTCGTCGCAGGCCCCGCGGCGGCCGCACGCCTGCTGGTGTCGGCGCGGCGTGGCAGTTCGCCGCGCACGGCGGCCGTGCTCACCGGCGCCGGTGCGGTGGTGTGGACGGCGCTCTTCTTCGCCTACTACGCCGGGTACGACCTGGGATACCGCGCCGACGTGGTGATCGTGGTCGCCGCCGTGCTGGTGGCGGTGTGGGCGGTGGCTGCACGTCCGGTGCAGAATGCCGACGGCGACCGCGCCGAACGCGCCCGGATCGATGCCACCGGAGCCCGGGCGGTCGGCGCGGCGACACTTGGCGCTGTCGCGGCCGTCGTGCTCGCTCTGGTCGGGCCTGTCCTGACGATCCCGACGCGGGCGGTCGCGGCATCCGACGACCTGACCGTCGCCGCCTACAACCTGCGCATGGGGTACGGGCTCGACGGGCGCTTCGTGCCGCGCGAGGTCGCCGACCAGGTGCGCGCGGCCGGCGCGCACGTCGTGCTGCTCAGCGAGATCGACCGCGGATGGCTGCTCAACGGCGGGCAGGATCAGCTGGCGATCATGGCACGGATGCTCGGCATGCACCTCGTGTTCGGTCCAGCCAGCGACCAGGTGTGGGGCGATGCGATCCTCACCGATCTGCCGGTGCGAGACGTGCGCTCGCAGCGGTATCCGGCGTTCGCCTCGCTGACCGGAGCGGGCATGACGATGGCCACCGTGGACTGGCGCGGAACCGCGGTGCGGGTGATCTCCACGCACCTGCAGCCCGACGGCGACGAGCTCAACGAGACCCAGGGGCAGGCGGCGATCTTCGCGCGGACGCTTGCCGCAGCCGCTGCGCAGGGACCGGTGGTCGGCGGTGGCGACCTGAACACGACCCCCGGCTCGGCGGCCTGGACGGTGCTGCAAGGCTCGGGCACCGACGACGCGCTCGCGGGGATTCGCCCCGCGTATACATCGCCGGCCGACGCGCCCACCCAGCAGATCGACCACCTGTTCGTCTCGGGGCTGGCGCCGTCGGGGGCTGAGGTCGTGGACTCGACGCTGTCGGATCATCGCATGATCGTCGTTCGGCTGCGCGTCGCGGAGTGAGGCGCGGGGGGGGGGTTAGGTCGCGCAACCGAGGGTAAGGTCGCGGACCCCGGGGACAGGTCGCGCAACCCGGGGACAACTCGCGGAACCAGGGGACAGGTCGCGGAACCGGGGGTAAGGTCGGGCAACCGGGGGACAACTCGCGGAACCGGGGGTAAGGTCGCGGGAGGGCGGGGCGGTGCGACTCAGAGCGCCGCGAGGCGCTTGTCGAGGAAGACCCGCACGTCGGCCAGCTCGTCCTCCGACACGCTGTGCGTGAGACCGGGGTAGACACGCCCCGACAGGTCGCTGTGCGCGGGCAGCCACTGCGCGGTGTGCTCGACGAGCGCCGGCGGAATCACGTCGTCGCGCGCGCCGCGCCCCCAGAACACCGGCACCCCCGCGGCGGCGAGCTCAGCATCGCGCGGCAGATCGCCCGGGGTCGCGTATCCGCTGAGGTTGACCGCGAACGCGAAGCGCTCGGGCTGCAGCCGCAGCGCCTGGATCGCGACCGACGCGCCCTGTGAGAAGCCGAACAGGCCGATCTTCTGCGCATCGTCGGCTGCGGCATCCAACCATTCCAGAAGAGTGGATGCCGCAGCCGTGACGCGCCCGGGGTCGCGGCCGGCGAGATCCCCGTCGATGACGTCTTCGATCGGGTACCACGAGTGGCCGGGCGTCGGCCACGGCGGGGTCTGCGGGGCACGGACCGCGGCGACCACGAAGTCGTCGGGCAGAAACGGTGCCAACGCGAACAGGTCTTTCTCGTCGGCGCCATAGCCGTGCAGCAGCACGAGCAGCGGCCGGTCGGCCCGATCCGAGTCGGGCGCCGACCACAACACGACATCCGGGTCGATGCGCAGGTCGTCCATCCGCCCAGTCTGCCAGGGGCGTGGGGTATACAAGAGGCATGCCCGTCCGCACGCCTGACCCCGACCCCGAGCCGGAAGAGCCGAACAACGGCGAGCCGTTCGTGCCGGGTGCGCTCGGCGCGTTCGGCACGCCGCCGGCGGCCGATGCCGCCGCCAATCCGGGGTGGCTGACCGACATCGAGCTGGCCGAGGCGCGTCGTCGCCTGCCGATGCTCTACGTCGAGGCGGTGCCGGTGCGTACCGACGGCATGGGGGCGGTCACCGAGGTGGGGTTGCTGTTGCGCGCGACGCCGCTCGGTGAGATCACCCGCACTCTCGTGTCAGGGCGCGTGCGATACGGCGAGACGATTCGCGACGCGCTGTTCCGCCACCTCGAGAACGATCTCGGACCGATGGCGTTTCCGCAGCTTCCGCTGCAGCCGGCGCCGTTCACCGTCGCCGAGTACTTTCCGCTGCCCGGCATCAGTCCGTTCCACGATGATCGGCAGCACGCGGTCTCGCTCGTGTTCGTGGTGCCGATGACCGGCACCTGCGAACCCCGGCAGGACGCTCTCGAGGTCACCTGGCTCACGCCCGAAGAGGCGGCATCAGATGCCGTCGCCGCCGACATGGAGGGCGGCCGCGGCACCCTGCTGCGGATGGCGCTGGCCAGCGTCGGCGCTCTCCGCTGAGAAGGCCGGATCCTTTCCGCGCACCCAGCCAACCGAGGTAGTGTTCAAACTGCCCGAATTCCGCCGCATCGCGGCATCCATCACCCCCGCCGGAGAACCCCCCTATGTCCGACAGCGCGCCCTCTGCTGACACCGTCTCGTTCGACAGCCTCATCGCCGATTCCGGTGCCGTCGCCACCGAGTTCACAACCGCGTTCCGCGGATATGACAAGGACGAGGTCGATGCCGCCATCGCCGAACTCGTCTCGCAGACCCGTGCCGCCGGCGATGAGATCGCCAAGCTGAAGGATGAGCAGCACCGTGTCGCCGCCTCGACCTCTGAGGCGCGGGGCGAGCTGGAGCGGCTGCGCGCGCAGTTGGCCGAGGCCGATGCGGTCCGCGCTGCCGAGGTGGAGCGGGCTCGTGCCGAGGAGTCGGCGGCCCGCGCCGGCGACGCTGATGAGGCCACTCGTCTGCGTGACGAGCTGACCGCGGCCCAGGCCGAGTTGGCCTCCGCCCGCAAGCAGTTGCAGACTCTGACCGAGGAACTGACTGGTGAGGGCGATTCGCCGAACCGCAAGCACTTCGAAGAGATCTTGCGGGTGGCTGAGGAGCAGGCATCCACGCTGATCAAGAACGCGTCGGTGCAGGGTGACCGGCTGTTGGAGGCTGCGCGGGAGGAGATCGACAATCGTCGCACGCTGGCGCAGCAGGAGGCCGAGGCGATCATCGCGCAGGCCCAGCATGAGGCCGCGCAGGTGCGGTTGCGCATTGACACCGAGGTGACCGCGCATGAGGCGCGGCTGGAGCGCGAGGCCGCGCATGCTGCCGAGAAGGTGTCGCAGGCCGAGCAGGAGGTCGCGGCGATCCGTGCCGAGGCCGAGCGGGGCGTGGCGGCGCTGCGTTCGCAGGTCACGCGTGAGACGACCCGTGATCGTGCCGAGGCCGAAGAGGCCGTGCGTGAGCTGCGGGTGCGTGCGTTGGAGTTCGAGGAGTCGCTGACGCGTCGGCAGGATGACGCGCACCAGGAGTTCCTCGTGTTGCACAATCAGGCTGTCGCCCATGCCGAGCGCATCACTGTCGATGCGAACGAGCAGGTCGCGGCATCCCTCGAGCATGCCAAGCGCGTGTCGGCGAAGGCCGACGACTATGAGCGGCTGGCCCGCGCGCAGGCGCACAAGATCGAGGCTGATGCGCGGGTGCGGGCCGGTGAGCACCTTGAGCGCTCGCGCGCGAAGTCGCAGAAGATCATCGATCTGGTCACTTCGCACACGCAGGGGGTGCTGCGTGATGCGGAGGACCGCACTCGCCAGCTGCGCTGGCAGCAGCATCAGCTGACCAGCTTTATGGCCGAGGTCAAGGAACTGATTCGCCCCGAGACGTCGCTGGGGGCGGATGCCGCTGCCGACGCCGCTTCGGCTGAGCCGCAGACCGCTCCCGACGCTGCCACGGCCGTCGACGACATCGACGCGGATGCCGCGGCCGAGGTCATCGGTGAGGCGGAGCGCATCGTCGAGGACGCCAAGGACTGACTCGGTCATCCGCCCGCGCGAGCCGTGAGCGGGTCGCTCGCGGCTGCGTGTGCGCCGTTCGCTCACCGTCTGAATCGCTGGGCGGTTCAGACGGTGAGTGAACGCGACGGTAGGCTCGCGGCGGGAGGACCCGCCATGACTTACGCCACCGCCGACCTGTACGACCAACGCGGCGAAGACCTGCAATCCCTCGACCTGCAGCTGCTGTCGCTGGGAGGCAGAGCAGCCTTCGACGGCCCCGTGCGCACCGTACGCTGCTTCGAAGACAACGCGCTCGTCAAGCAGACCCTGGCCACACCGGGCCATGGCGCCGTGCTAGTGATCGACGGTGGCGGGTCACTGCACACGGCGCTCATGGGCGACATGATCGCGCAGTCGGCGGTCGACAACGGCTGGGCCGGTGTCGTCATCCGCGGGGCGATCCGCGACCGTGTCGCGGTGTCCCGCCTAAACCTGGGTGTGAAGGCACTCGGCTCGAACCCACGCAAGAGCGCCAAGACGGGCATCGGCGAGATCGACGTGCCTGTGACCTTCGGTGAGGTGACGTTCCGCCCCGGCGCGCACCTATACGCCGACGAAGACGGCGTGCTCGTCGAGCGCTGAGCGTCGGCCATAGCCCGCGGTCTCACGGGCCATGGCCGCGATGAAGGCGTCGATGTCACCCTCGGTGGTGTCGAACGAGCACAAACTGATTCGCCCCGAGACGGGTTCACGCGTGGACGCCGATGCAGCCGGTGTCGAGGCTGATGGGGCGGTGGATGCCGCGGCCGCAGGCGAAGCGGATGTCGAGGTCGAGGCGACCGCGTAGCGCGGGCGGGTGTGCCACCATGTGTATACGCGAAGGATATACATGATGGCACGAACGAAGGTCTTCTACAGCAATCGCTCGCAGG is drawn from Microbacterium protaetiae and contains these coding sequences:
- the rraA gene encoding ribonuclease E activity regulator RraA, with product MTYATADLYDQRGEDLQSLDLQLLSLGGRAAFDGPVRTVRCFEDNALVKQTLATPGHGAVLVIDGGGSLHTALMGDMIAQSAVDNGWAGVVIRGAIRDRVAVSRLNLGVKALGSNPRKSAKTGIGEIDVPVTFGEVTFRPGAHLYADEDGVLVER
- a CDS encoding GreA/GreB family elongation factor, with the translated sequence MTDVTSTQPVWMTPAALAALESELEQLTAGGDEAAQARVLELRDLIRRAEVGAKPDDGVVEAGMRITVRFHSDDSVETFLLGSRDLVQAGADIDVYSPTSPLGSAIDGHHVGDEVSFTAPNGVDLTVTIVAATPFA
- a CDS encoding ABC-F family ATP-binding cassette domain-containing protein, whose product is MPTPSIVLDRVTFAWPDGTLALRDVSGAFNPGRTGLVGRNGSGKSTLLRLVDGSLTPVSGHVTAASPIALLPQHLTLGVDRPVAELLGVFDKIGAVRAVEGGDVDPRHFDTIGDDWDIEARSVAALAEAGLPADALHRTVGELSGGEAVLAAVAGIRLRNAPITLLDEPTNNLDRNARARLYDLVRAWRGTLVVVSHDVALLNLMDDTAELYENELSVFGGPYAQWREWLETQQDAARQAERAAAQVVAREKRQRIEAETKLAHRAAVGRKAQVEKRVPGIIAGGRKRTAQVSAGKLRTEVGEKEASARAALDAAERRVRDDDTVVIDLPDPGVPAGRRIATIGDGERIWIVQGPERVALIGPNGAGKTTLLERLVASAAASEARAYTNSVSGHADARPASAMTGDGAPAAAPRLSCCTARAHTDRIGYLPQRVDGLDDAASVLENVRAAAPRVPPAEIRNRLARFLIRGDAVARPVASLSGGERVRVALARLLLADPPPQLLVLDEPTNNLDLDTVDQLVEALSAYRGAVLVVSHDDAFLERLGVDTTLELTPEGVVERA
- a CDS encoding PspC domain-containing protein; this encodes MIAGVCAGLARRFGITPLTARIIAIVLVLVGGLSAWAYVLLWIVIPNEK
- a CDS encoding alpha/beta hydrolase, translated to MDDLRIDPDVVLWSAPDSDRADRPLLVLLHGYGADEKDLFALAPFLPDDFVVAAVRAPQTPPWPTPGHSWYPIEDVIDGDLAGRDPGRVTAAASTLLEWLDAAADDAQKIGLFGFSQGASVAIQALRLQPERFAFAVNLSGYATPGDLPRDAELAAAGVPVFWGRGARDDVIPPALVEHTAQWLPAHSDLSGRVYPGLTHSVSEDELADVRVFLDKRLAAL
- a CDS encoding endonuclease/exonuclease/phosphatase family protein; this translates as MTTRSLSVLGAVSMWMTIDLWRLWSPSLITLFGRAAQTPPEVMGAYALVVMAVPLVIVALFRARDGMPVVWLLAAAFVVRIVLAANPNGGDVQLYGSSLGVVLGVSAVCVCAGVLGRSFVPSILLGVALSASTHAILGTFGAVWRRDGWDVALLIVQAVLILAAARGASRLAASPVSARTAFLVFPVLLILLLALVNPGRGSALHPLWGPIAVVVGAWAAVAASVLPAPRRRPWVAGVAFIGAVALSVLLEVTRGGIEGTLSWWAVLGFVAGPAAAARLLVSARRGSSPRTAAVLTGAGAVVWTALFFAYYAGYDLGYRADVVIVVAAVLVAVWAVAARPVQNADGDRAERARIDATGARAVGAATLGAVAAVVLALVGPVLTIPTRAVAASDDLTVAAYNLRMGYGLDGRFVPREVADQVRAAGAHVVLLSEIDRGWLLNGGQDQLAIMARMLGMHLVFGPASDQVWGDAILTDLPVRDVRSQRYPAFASLTGAGMTMATVDWRGTAVRVISTHLQPDGDELNETQGQAAIFARTLAAAAAQGPVVGGGDLNTTPGSAAWTVLQGSGTDDALAGIRPAYTSPADAPTQQIDHLFVSGLAPSGAEVVDSTLSDHRMIVVRLRVAE
- a CDS encoding DivIVA domain-containing protein gives rise to the protein MSDSAPSADTVSFDSLIADSGAVATEFTTAFRGYDKDEVDAAIAELVSQTRAAGDEIAKLKDEQHRVAASTSEARGELERLRAQLAEADAVRAAEVERARAEESAARAGDADEATRLRDELTAAQAELASARKQLQTLTEELTGEGDSPNRKHFEEILRVAEEQASTLIKNASVQGDRLLEAAREEIDNRRTLAQQEAEAIIAQAQHEAAQVRLRIDTEVTAHEARLEREAAHAAEKVSQAEQEVAAIRAEAERGVAALRSQVTRETTRDRAEAEEAVRELRVRALEFEESLTRRQDDAHQEFLVLHNQAVAHAERITVDANEQVAASLEHAKRVSAKADDYERLARAQAHKIEADARVRAGEHLERSRAKSQKIIDLVTSHTQGVLRDAEDRTRQLRWQQHQLTSFMAEVKELIRPETSLGADAAADAASAEPQTAPDAATAVDDIDADAAAEVIGEAERIVEDAKD
- a CDS encoding NUDIX hydrolase family protein translates to MPVRTPDPDPEPEEPNNGEPFVPGALGAFGTPPAADAAANPGWLTDIELAEARRRLPMLYVEAVPVRTDGMGAVTEVGLLLRATPLGEITRTLVSGRVRYGETIRDALFRHLENDLGPMAFPQLPLQPAPFTVAEYFPLPGISPFHDDRQHAVSLVFVVPMTGTCEPRQDALEVTWLTPEEAASDAVAADMEGGRGTLLRMALASVGALR